In one window of Desulforhabdus amnigena DNA:
- a CDS encoding protein-glutamate methylesterase/protein-glutamine glutaminase yields MKSIKVLVVDDSAIVRKIFTQELSKHEDIEVVGTAPDPYIARDKIVKLKPDVITLDIEMPRMDGLSFLRKLMKYYPIPTVIVSSLTPKNSEMALEAVECGALEVLAKPGGSYSVGDMSVQLVEKIRAAANAKVVSFCSHTGSPVQREKRTLFSAALKQTTNKVIAMGASTGGTEALKSVLSQMPPNSPGIVVVQHMPPRFTTAFANRLNELCQIEVREAKNGDSIVPGLALIAPGNYHMVMKRSGARYYVEVESGPLVCHQRPSVDVLFHSVAKYAGANALGVILTGMGRDGAKGMLEMRRAGAFTIAQDEASCVVFGMPKEAVREGAVEKVVSLNDIPSAIITSLTSRQ; encoded by the coding sequence CCGGACCCTTACATCGCGCGGGACAAAATCGTCAAATTGAAACCCGATGTAATCACATTGGATATAGAGATGCCGCGCATGGACGGATTGAGCTTTCTACGAAAGCTCATGAAATACTATCCCATTCCCACCGTTATCGTGAGTTCGCTGACTCCAAAGAACAGCGAAATGGCCCTGGAAGCCGTGGAATGCGGCGCGCTGGAAGTTCTGGCAAAACCCGGTGGATCTTATTCTGTGGGCGATATGAGCGTTCAACTGGTGGAAAAGATCCGCGCCGCGGCAAACGCCAAAGTCGTTTCTTTCTGCTCTCATACCGGTTCACCGGTACAAAGGGAAAAAAGAACCCTTTTTAGCGCAGCGCTGAAGCAAACGACAAACAAGGTCATCGCCATGGGGGCCTCCACCGGCGGCACGGAGGCCCTCAAGAGTGTTCTCTCACAGATGCCCCCCAACAGCCCGGGCATCGTTGTAGTCCAACACATGCCTCCACGATTCACAACGGCCTTCGCGAATCGGCTCAATGAATTATGCCAAATCGAAGTGCGGGAGGCAAAAAACGGCGATTCCATCGTTCCGGGATTGGCTCTCATTGCGCCGGGAAACTATCACATGGTGATGAAAAGAAGCGGCGCCCGCTACTATGTGGAAGTCGAGAGCGGCCCCCTGGTATGCCATCAGCGTCCTTCGGTCGATGTTCTCTTTCATTCCGTCGCAAAATATGCAGGGGCGAACGCTTTGGGAGTGATCCTGACGGGAATGGGAAGAGACGGAGCCAAGGGAATGTTGGAGATGCGCAGAGCGGGCGCATTCACGATCGCGCAAGACGAAGCCAGTTGCGTCGTGTTCGGAATGCCGAAGGAAGCCGTTCGAGAAGGAGCGGTGGAAAAGGTCGTTTCCCTGAATGACATTCCGAGCGCCATCATAACGTCCCTCACCTCCCGACAATGA
- a CDS encoding response regulator — MTVLVVDDFSTMRRILRNILRDLEFKNILEAENGASALDILNSQEVHLVVSDWNMPKMTGLELLKSVRATEKIKDVPFLMVTAEAQKENIVEAVKAKVSNYIVKPFTAATLAEKLAKILPPN; from the coding sequence ATGACCGTTCTGGTTGTTGATGATTTTTCGACCATGCGTCGCATTTTGCGTAACATTCTACGGGACCTTGAGTTCAAGAATATCCTTGAAGCCGAAAATGGCGCCTCAGCTCTCGATATTTTGAATTCCCAGGAGGTTCATCTCGTTGTTTCCGACTGGAACATGCCCAAAATGACGGGCCTGGAGCTCCTAAAAAGTGTGCGGGCGACAGAGAAAATCAAAGATGTGCCGTTCCTGATGGTTACAGCGGAAGCGCAGAAGGAAAATATTGTCGAAGCCGTAAAAGCAAAAGTCAGCAACTACATTGTCAAGCCTTTTACGGCAGCCACTCTCGCTGAAAAGCTGGCAAAAATACTGCCCCCGAATTAG